CCCTCATTCATTTGAACCAAGTCCTCTAGATTCCATGATTCACAAACACCGGACATCCTATTGTAAGTACAATTAGTTTCATGATAGCtggacaacaacaaaaacctGAACGTACCATTTCATCCGTTTAGGACCTTCCTGTGGACTAGGGGCTACCTCCCTTAACTTCTGCCTCAATTTTCCGACGTTCTCGATGGCAGCACCCATGTTATCGGGTAAGGTATCTGCGATTTTCTTTCGAACAATACTTGCAAGTTTCGGTCCGTTCCCATTTGTACTAACCATAACTTGTAGCGGACCATCCCGATGCACGCTGCCAAAGTAAAAGTCACACTCTTGAGGCACATCGGCTATGTTCGCTGGTATTCGCCTTTCTTTGCAAAGTTTCCAAACGCGAGTTGAGGCTTCTGGGTCGTCTACAGCACATAGGACCATGTCGGCGCCTTCTAGATCGGGGTGCTCGAAAGTCCGGTCAATGTGGGCTATTTGACCCTCCGAGACTCGATAGGCAACTTCTTCATTTAGCCCTGAATTTGGACAAACAACTGTAACATTGGCATCCGCGTTGAGGGCGTGGAGGATCCGGCCAGCAGCTACCTGTTGTACCTGGTTAGAGAGTGTGGCTGACGTACGATATATATTGCGGTAGGGAGTAAAACTgacctcaccaccaccaactaCCAAAACATTCTTCTGTTTTACTTGCCAAGCAACAATCAAGGAACCCCCTCCCTGCACTTTTGGAAAATTTGACGCCATTATTTGACTATGGTGGAAGCAACCCGAGAGGTGGGGTGTCTCCGTGACCGCGGGCAGGCGGCTACGGCGGCCGTAGACACCCAAAGCGTCAGTTCTTCCCTACGCGCcgatttcttttcttttgttctcCACTCACTTtccatcttttttttttctcttcctttttgCATCCAACTTCCCCCCATAACTTCGTCGTCCCTCTGAGATGACGCTAATCCGTTAACtctcttgtctttcttcaGCTTGATGCCTACCTTCGCTTAACTTTTCTCTATCCCAGGATGCGGGGAGTGCAGGTCTTCGCAGGGGGTTCACATCCCCTCCTCACTGAGACAGTCTGCGAGAGGTTAGGTACTTCACCTGCCAAAGTAGACCTTGGAAAATTTAGCAATGGCGAGACCAATGTAAATGTTGGTGTCTCAGTGCGAAATCAAGATGTGTACATCATCCAGAGTGGCAGCGAGAAGATCAATGACAGCGTCATGGAGCTGTTGATCATGATCTCAGCTTGCAAGGGAGGCTCTGCAAAGTCTATCACAGGTATGGCTGCCTGACTCTGTTTTTAAATGCGTACTTAGTATGGCTGGCGAGGCTGACATGTTTCTTCTAGCGGTTATGCCGTATGGATCCTAGTTGGGCTGATTGCTACACATGATGCTGACGCAGACGAGGTACTTCCCATATTCCCGCcaatccaagaagaagagccatCGTGGCTCCATCACCGCGCGTATGCTGGCAAATCTCCTGACAGTCGCTGGGGTCGACCATGTGATTACTTTGGATCTCCATGTGAGTGTTGGAAAGGTTGATTAAATGCGGTAGAATCGCCGTTATGTGATTGGATAATGTTCTAATCGGCTTTTTGCTCAAGGCATCCCAAATGCAGGGATTCTTCGCTAAGCCCGTCGACAACCTCTTTGCTGAGCCTTTTATTGCACGTTGGATCCGTAACAATGTTGCCGGCTGGAGGGAGGCTGTTGTCGTAAGCAAAAACGCCGGGGGAACTAAGCGTGTAACGTCATTGGCAGATACACTGAAACTCAACTTTGGCATCGTTACAACAGACAGACGTCGCCCCAAGCCTGGGACGACTCTGGCTGATAGCACGGTTTTCTTTGAAGCTTTGGACCAGGAATCTACACCACTACCCAAAATTCAAGACCCGTTCGTTGCTCGGACTCACAGTGAAAGTATTGGCGCTTCGCAATCAGGGGAATCACACCCTGATATGAATGAAGTTGACACATTCAGTACTTTGCGCCCGGAAACCCCATCAGGTGCCCGACGACCCTCGGAGTTGGAAGCTGTAAATGAATACACCGATGTTCGGGTTCGGGATGTGATCACCGGGCGACTTGTACAAGGCCACCTTGTTGACGATGATTATCCGCCGTCCGGACCTACTTCGGTGCCGGCATCCGGGGATGCAACTCCAGGGCAGCCTACCGGTGCGGATAATGGTGAAGCAATGCAAGATTCAATGATGGATTCTATCCTATCGACTACGTCGTCGTTACCTGGTGATCATGCTCTGGGTGGATcattcgacgccgccgactcttccgacgacgaagaagaaggcagcgTCGGCCGTATCCCCGAAAAAGAGAAGACAATCACATTGGTCGGAGATGTACGAGATAGAACTGTGTTCCTCGTTGATGACATGATCGACAAGTCAGGATCATGGATTGCGGCAGCAGAAACTGTAGTCAAACGCGGCGGGGCCAAGAAGGTCTACTGCATCGCTACCCACGGACTCTTCGGGGACTCATCCCTTGAACAAATGGAGGCGTGCGCGTCTATTAACTACATTGTTGTCACTAATACTTTCCCAATATCTCCGCAAGTGGCTCAAAAATCTAAGAAATTGATTGTCATTGATATCTCAAGCCTTATAGCTGAGAGCATAAGACGCCATCACTATGGTGAAAGGTCAGTCAACCCCCGAATCAATTTAAAGACAATTGTGCTAATGTCATTACAGTGTCTCGGCCTTGTTCCACCTCAATGACTGACTTCAAAAGCAACTGAATTGTGCGCAAGTTCCATGCTTTCCATTTGCATATACACCGATTGATGAAGCGTTCATGATACCACTACTGAGTAGTACGCTGGTAAGATAACGAAAAGACGATAATGACAAAAATTCCTGATGATGTCTCAAATCTGTATAGAAATTGGGCACTTTTACTCAATTCTTGCAGGGcgtttttttttcatttttttttttcttgaggGGCTGTTAACCACATTCTTATCAGGGGCAAACCCTATATGAGGAAGCTGAATTTATTTCATGTATACTTGATCTCAATTCTCGTGTACGGTGGCAGCTGGTGATTGAGAATGTGGTCTTCTACCATCCACTCCCGCACTGGGCTCAGCCACCTATTACCTTTCCCATCCCTCCTATCTCATCCCACTCGTAGCCTATCCGGCCTGTCTATCTCTTAGAGGCCAAGCTGAAGGCATTGCctcagcatcaccagcgGTGCAGTCCACTCTGGGTACTGCAGGAGCGTCTTGTTTCAAATCCACAAGATCGTTCTTAACGGAGCGTTGGAAGAGCAAATGAAAGTTTATTGAGCGTTCCTATCCCTTTCATAGCATTGCTGTGGAAGGTTAGACTCGGGAGATAAGCTTTTCGAGAAATGAAGGCATCAGCTTCTGAAGTTAGTCTTC
This genomic interval from Aspergillus puulaauensis MK2 DNA, chromosome 7, nearly complete sequence contains the following:
- the MET8 gene encoding bifunctional precorrin-2 dehydrogenase/sirohydrochlorin ferrochelatase MET8 (COG:H;~EggNog:ENOG410PFN2;~InterPro:IPR006367,IPR028281,IPR028161,IPR028162, IPR036291;~PFAM:PF13241,PF14823,PF14824;~go_function: GO:0004325 - ferrochelatase activity [Evidence IEA];~go_function: GO:0043115 - precorrin-2 dehydrogenase activity [Evidence IEA];~go_process: GO:0006779 - porphyrin-containing compound biosynthetic process [Evidence IEA];~go_process: GO:0019354 - siroheme biosynthetic process [Evidence IEA];~go_process: GO:0055114 - oxidation-reduction process [Evidence IEA]), which produces MASNFPKVQGGGSLIVAWQVKQKNVLVVGGGEVAAGRILHALNADANVTVVCPNSGLNEEVAYRVSEGQIAHIDRTFEHPDLEGADMVLCAVDDPEASTRVWKLCKERRIPANIADVPQECDFYFGSVHRDGPLQVMVSTNGNGPKLASIVRKKIADTLPDNMGAAIENVGKLRQKLREVAPSPQEGPKRMKWMSGVCESWNLEDLVQMNEGDMTALLTHYKSGGIPTLAEVRSSLPA
- a CDS encoding ribose phosphate diphosphokinase subunit PRS1 (COG:F;~EggNog:ENOG410PFQH;~InterPro:IPR029057,IPR000836,IPR000842,IPR029099, IPR005946;~PFAM:PF14572,PF13793;~go_function: GO:0000287 - magnesium ion binding [Evidence IEA];~go_function: GO:0004749 - ribose phosphate diphosphokinase activity [Evidence IEA];~go_process: GO:0009116 - nucleoside metabolic process [Evidence IEA];~go_process: GO:0009156 - ribonucleoside monophosphate biosynthetic process [Evidence IEA];~go_process: GO:0009165 - nucleotide biosynthetic process [Evidence IEA];~go_process: GO:0044249 - cellular biosynthetic process [Evidence IEA]), with the translated sequence MRGVQVFAGGSHPLLTETVCERLGTSPAKVDLGKFSNGETNVNVGVSVRNQDVYIIQSGSEKINDSVMELLIMISACKGGSAKSITAVMPYFPYSRQSKKKSHRGSITARMLANLLTVAGVDHVITLDLHASQMQGFFAKPVDNLFAEPFIARWIRNNVAGWREAVVVSKNAGGTKRVTSLADTLKLNFGIVTTDRRRPKPGTTLADSTVFFEALDQESTPLPKIQDPFVARTHSESIGASQSGESHPDMNEVDTFSTLRPETPSGARRPSELEAVNEYTDVRVRDVITGRLVQGHLVDDDYPPSGPTSVPASGDATPGQPTGADNGEAMQDSMMDSILSTTSSLPGDHALGGSFDAADSSDDEEEGSVGRIPEKEKTITLVGDVRDRTVFLVDDMIDKSGSWIAAAETVVKRGGAKKVYCIATHGLFGDSSLEQMEACASINYIVVTNTFPISPQVAQKSKKLIVIDISSLIAESIRRHHYGESVSALFHLND